One genomic region from Bartonella australis AUST/NH1 encodes:
- a CDS encoding tyrosine recombinase codes for MKSDIVIDRFLEMMSAERAASSHTLAAYRRDLRWAQGALSSRSVSLLSAQREDLVALLSLMHTFGFTAASQARRLSALRQFYQFLFSEGLREDDPSSDINAPRQGRPLPKIINENTVAKLLDFAQSETDQADYGSKDHLRALRLQVLSEMLYATGLRISELISLPVQAVRGQEQCILVQGKGKKERIVLLSAKACRVLSQWLVLRDQGKDAASPYLFPAHSSTGYVARQFIARELKDLAKRAGIKSDNFSPHVLRHAFASHLLQNGADLRAVQHLLGHCDISTTQIYTHVLESGLYRLVNEHHPLADQSESD; via the coding sequence ATGAAAAGTGACATTGTAATAGACCGTTTTCTTGAAATGATGAGTGCTGAGCGGGCAGCCTCTTCTCATACGCTCGCGGCTTATCGACGTGATTTGCGATGGGCGCAAGGTGCGTTATCTTCGCGTTCTGTTTCGCTTTTATCTGCGCAAAGAGAAGATTTAGTCGCTCTTTTGTCGCTTATGCACACATTTGGTTTTACAGCTGCTTCGCAGGCTCGCCGTTTATCGGCTTTGCGCCAATTTTATCAATTTCTTTTTTCTGAAGGATTGAGAGAAGATGATCCTTCCAGTGATATTAATGCGCCGCGTCAAGGGCGCCCTTTGCCAAAAATCATTAATGAAAATACAGTGGCAAAATTGCTTGATTTTGCTCAATCAGAAACAGATCAGGCAGACTATGGGTCTAAAGATCATCTCCGCGCGCTGCGTCTTCAGGTGCTGAGCGAAATGCTTTACGCGACGGGATTACGTATCAGTGAATTGATTAGTTTACCGGTTCAAGCGGTACGGGGACAGGAACAATGTATTTTGGTTCAGGGGAAAGGTAAAAAAGAACGCATAGTGCTTTTATCAGCTAAAGCGTGTCGGGTTCTTTCTCAATGGTTGGTTTTACGAGATCAAGGAAAGGACGCAGCAAGCCCTTATCTTTTTCCTGCTCATTCATCAACAGGATATGTTGCTCGCCAATTTATTGCGCGGGAATTGAAAGATCTTGCTAAAAGAGCGGGAATAAAAAGTGACAACTTCTCTCCTCATGTATTACGGCACGCTTTTGCTAGTCATCTTTTGCAAAATGGTGCTGATTTGCGCGCAGTGCAGCATTTACTGGGTCATTGTGATATTTCTACAACTCAGATTTATACACATGTATTGGAGTCGGGGCTTTATCGTTTGGTGAATGAGCATCATCCACTTGCTGATCAGAGTGAGTCTGACTAA
- a CDS encoding MliC family protein, which yields MKKTLILGFFTALSLPFFSSISAFAGSLIIEVPDDPKPSAQTLAYQCDIGTEKERIEATYLNAGSISLIDFEWKNERVIGAQVIADTGIKYAGAHYIWLETKKRVALYDLKNDPQEKKPIYCVEESTLLF from the coding sequence ATGAAAAAAACTCTAATTTTGGGATTTTTTACCGCTTTAAGTTTACCATTTTTCAGCTCAATTAGTGCCTTTGCTGGCTCCTTAATTATTGAAGTGCCAGACGACCCAAAACCCTCAGCACAAACCCTTGCCTACCAATGCGATATCGGAACCGAGAAAGAGCGAATCGAAGCAACCTACCTCAATGCTGGCTCTATTTCGTTAATTGATTTTGAGTGGAAAAATGAACGTGTCATCGGCGCACAGGTGATCGCTGATACAGGAATAAAGTACGCAGGCGCTCATTATATTTGGCTAGAAACCAAAAAGAGAGTCGCACTTTACGACCTTAAAAACGACCCACAAGAGAAAAAGCCCATCTACTGTGTAGAAGAATCGACGTTATTGTTCTAA
- a CDS encoding MliC family protein — MKKNLLILGFLSALSSPIFTPLSAFAEALIIEVPDDPKPTTQIVVYQCDTGNNKEEIEATYFNADNVSLVDFQWNGERIIGSNVIAASGAKYVGAQYIWWETKGTVILYDLINDPKEEKPIRCIEEKRTQ; from the coding sequence ATGAAAAAAAATTTACTCATCCTAGGATTTTTGAGTGCCTTAAGTTCGCCAATTTTCACCCCGCTCAGTGCCTTCGCTGAAGCTTTAATTATTGAAGTACCAGACGATCCGAAGCCTACAACACAAATAGTCGTCTATCAATGCGACACTGGGAACAACAAAGAGGAGATTGAAGCGACTTATTTTAACGCTGACAATGTTTCACTAGTCGATTTTCAGTGGAACGGTGAACGCATTATCGGCTCAAATGTAATCGCCGCCTCGGGAGCAAAATATGTGGGAGCCCAATATATTTGGTGGGAAACAAAAGGAACTGTTATACTCTACGACCTTATTAATGACCCAAAAGAGGAAAAACCTATTCGTTGCATAGAAGAGAAAAGAACACAGTAA
- the mnhG gene encoding monovalent cation/H(+) antiporter subunit G: protein MNNDISPWIAFVITAFLVLGSGLTLIGTIGLVRFSNFYERLHMPSLGTSWGAGSILIASVLYSIFVDDRFVFHEILLAVFLFVTAPVTSILLSQAAVYRDHSENYQRKPLSLSSHEADGGSPALEKKHQIDGS from the coding sequence ATGAATAATGATATTTCGCCGTGGATTGCTTTTGTTATAACTGCTTTTTTAGTGCTGGGGTCAGGCCTTACGCTGATTGGGACGATAGGATTGGTTCGATTTTCAAATTTTTATGAGCGTCTGCATATGCCTTCATTAGGGACAAGCTGGGGTGCTGGGAGCATTCTAATCGCTTCAGTTCTTTACTCAATATTCGTGGATGATCGTTTTGTCTTCCACGAAATATTATTAGCGGTGTTTTTATTCGTAACAGCGCCCGTGACCTCCATATTACTGTCGCAGGCGGCGGTTTACAGAGATCACTCAGAGAATTATCAAAGAAAGCCCCTGTCCCTTTCGTCGCACGAAGCAGACGGAGGCTCGCCTGCATTAGAAAAAAAACACCAAATCGACGGCTCATAG
- a CDS encoding K+/H+ antiporter subunit F, translating into MSMVILYWGLFASQFFLSLAMIVALFRLIYGPRAQDRIVGLDALYTTAILLFLTFDIFSGTTIYFEVALIIGLLGFTSSIALAKFLMRGEIIE; encoded by the coding sequence ATGAGCATGGTAATTCTTTATTGGGGACTATTTGCTTCGCAATTTTTCTTGAGTTTAGCGATGATTGTGGCCTTATTTCGGCTGATTTATGGCCCAAGAGCACAAGATCGAATCGTTGGTTTAGACGCTCTTTATACGACAGCTATTCTTTTATTCCTTACATTTGATATTTTTTCGGGAACAACCATTTATTTTGAAGTGGCTCTTATTATCGGCCTTTTGGGTTTTACATCGAGTATAGCTTTGGCAAAATTTTTGATGCGTGGAGAAATCATCGAATGA
- a CDS encoding Na+/H+ antiporter subunit E: protein MNRFFPYPFLSGLIALMWLILNNFSLGQLLLGIIVALFCGWVTQFIQPEKRAVKNWNIVFKLIFRVFFDSISANISVAWFTLTKRYKGQHSGFIVVPLLLESRTALAILACILSASPGIIWVTYNSKNNKLLIHVLNLKDGNDYRQLIKQRYEKLLLEIFS from the coding sequence ATGAACCGCTTTTTTCCTTATCCGTTTTTAAGTGGTTTAATTGCGCTCATGTGGCTGATTTTAAATAACTTTAGTCTTGGACAGCTGCTGTTAGGAATTATAGTTGCTTTATTTTGTGGTTGGGTGACGCAATTTATTCAACCAGAAAAAAGAGCTGTTAAAAACTGGAATATAGTTTTTAAGTTGATTTTCCGAGTGTTTTTTGATTCTATTTCTGCAAATATTTCAGTAGCTTGGTTTACTTTAACGAAAAGGTATAAAGGACAGCATTCTGGTTTTATTGTTGTTCCTCTTTTGCTTGAAAGCCGTACGGCTTTAGCTATTTTGGCATGCATTTTATCAGCAAGCCCAGGTATTATTTGGGTCACGTATAATAGCAAAAATAATAAACTCCTGATTCATGTATTAAATTTAAAGGATGGGAACGATTATAGACAGTTGATCAAGCAGCGGTACGAAAAATTGCTTTTGGAGATTTTCTCATGA
- a CDS encoding monovalent cation/H+ antiporter subunit D has product MEAWSHHLLILPILLPLGAGAVLLFYDERRSKLKSLISLSSAALLVVISILLLVRALEVAPASDVYQPGNWPPPFGIILVLDRLSAMMIFLSSLLIASALVFSQAYWYKAGSHFHSLMQFLMVGINGSFLTGDLFNLFVFFEVMLTASYALALHGSGQLRVRAGMHYVVINLVASSFFLIGSALIYGVAGTLNMADLAVKIKHIALTDVVLFKVGVVFLGIAFLLKVGMWPLNFWLTPTYSAAAAPVGASFAILSKIGIYVILRLMLLWSDFESGYFTHFGQTVLFYGGLCTLTFGFIGMLASQSLGRLAAYSVLVSSGTLLAAIGVVNETLIAGALFYIVSSTLTLGAFFLLVELVERGQDTAANILAVTMEVYGDDEKEEEEEVGIYFPATLAILGACFAICAILIVGLPPFSGFVAKFMMLKAVLSSREGDFSASMPVLRDWLFAIFITLSGFSALIAMTRIGIRIFWIPLERKVPRVQVSEFAPIAVLLTLCFIMTIAAGPIGHYMSETAEILLLPKNYIDSVLVDFFPKDIGRNQ; this is encoded by the coding sequence ATGGAAGCCTGGTCGCATCATCTACTTATTTTGCCTATTCTTTTGCCATTGGGCGCTGGAGCAGTGCTGCTTTTTTATGATGAGCGTCGTTCAAAATTAAAATCACTCATTAGTCTTTCTTCTGCAGCTTTATTGGTTGTGATTTCTATTTTGTTGCTTGTACGCGCTCTTGAAGTAGCGCCAGCTTCAGATGTTTATCAGCCTGGTAATTGGCCTCCTCCTTTTGGAATTATTTTGGTCCTCGATCGCTTGAGTGCTATGATGATTTTTCTTTCAAGCTTGTTGATCGCCTCTGCGTTAGTTTTTTCGCAGGCATACTGGTACAAAGCAGGCTCCCATTTTCATTCACTGATGCAGTTCTTGATGGTAGGGATAAATGGTTCTTTTTTGACAGGAGATTTATTCAATTTATTTGTATTTTTTGAAGTTATGTTGACGGCCTCTTATGCACTTGCTTTACACGGCTCTGGTCAGTTACGGGTGCGTGCCGGTATGCATTATGTGGTCATTAATCTTGTTGCCTCTTCATTTTTCTTAATTGGTTCAGCACTCATTTACGGAGTAGCTGGCACACTTAATATGGCTGATTTAGCTGTCAAAATAAAACATATAGCTTTAACGGATGTCGTTTTATTTAAAGTAGGTGTGGTATTCTTAGGTATTGCTTTTTTACTCAAAGTGGGTATGTGGCCGCTTAATTTTTGGCTGACGCCAACCTATAGCGCAGCGGCAGCACCCGTGGGTGCCTCTTTTGCAATTCTGAGTAAAATAGGTATCTACGTTATTTTGCGTTTGATGCTATTATGGTCCGATTTTGAGAGTGGATATTTTACCCATTTTGGTCAGACAGTTTTGTTTTATGGTGGGCTTTGTACTTTGACTTTTGGCTTTATTGGGATGTTAGCTAGTCAAAGTTTGGGGCGTTTGGCGGCTTATAGCGTCCTTGTATCTTCTGGCACCTTGTTAGCAGCGATCGGAGTTGTTAATGAAACGCTGATAGCAGGCGCGCTTTTTTATATTGTTTCTTCAACTTTAACGCTCGGAGCTTTTTTTCTTTTGGTTGAATTGGTTGAGCGCGGTCAGGATACAGCAGCCAATATTTTGGCTGTTACAATGGAAGTATATGGTGATGATGAAAAAGAGGAAGAAGAGGAAGTTGGCATTTATTTTCCCGCAACTTTAGCAATTCTAGGGGCTTGTTTTGCGATTTGTGCAATTTTAATCGTTGGATTACCGCCTTTTTCTGGTTTTGTTGCAAAATTTATGATGCTTAAGGCTGTTCTTAGTTCACGTGAGGGAGACTTTTCTGCCTCTATGCCAGTTTTGCGTGATTGGCTCTTTGCGATCTTTATTACACTTTCTGGTTTTTCAGCTTTGATTGCGATGACGCGCATAGGTATTCGAATTTTTTGGATTCCTCTTGAAAGAAAAGTACCGCGCGTGCAAGTGAGTGAGTTTGCTCCTATCGCTGTTCTTTTAACTTTATGTTTTATTATGACGATTGCAGCTGGCCCTATCGGTCATTATATGTCCGAGACTGCAGAAATTTTGCTTCTTCCCAAGAACTACATCGATAGCGTTCTTGTGGATTTTTTTCCAAAAGATATAGGGAGGAATCAATGA
- a CDS encoding Na+/H+ antiporter subunit C, producing the protein MEAVLSLGIGVLIGSGIWLLLRPRTFQLILGLSLISYGVNLFIFSISRPRKNVAPIVDPSVVINSANYADPLPQALVLTAIVIGFATTALFLVVLLVSRGLTGSDHVDGREAK; encoded by the coding sequence ATGGAAGCGGTTCTTTCTTTAGGTATTGGTGTTCTGATTGGATCGGGCATTTGGCTTCTTTTGCGTCCACGGACTTTCCAACTTATTCTAGGTTTGTCGCTTATTTCATACGGCGTCAATCTTTTCATATTTTCAATAAGCAGGCCGCGTAAAAATGTGGCACCTATTGTTGATCCTTCTGTCGTAATTAATTCTGCTAATTATGCCGATCCTTTACCACAAGCTCTGGTTTTAACAGCGATTGTAATTGGTTTCGCGACGACGGCCTTGTTTTTGGTTGTTCTTTTAGTTTCACGTGGTTTAACCGGTTCAGATCATGTTGATGGACGCGAGGCAAAATAA
- a CDS encoding monovalent cation/H+ antiporter subunit A yields MTVREAMLILLVLLPFGGSAIIGFFRSTAKNNEAWFAGIIVFFSFLFTIVLYPMVCGNRVVRLDIPWLPEWGVNFVLRMDGLSWLFCLLITGIGLLIVVYARYYMNPADPVPRFFSLFLAFMGSMEGIVLSGNLVFLVIFWELTSIFSFLLIGYWYCNASARDGARAALTITGLGGFSLLIGVLLVGRIVGSFDLDKVLESGDLIRSSSLYIPVLVCILLAGLTKSAQFPFHFWLPNAMAAPTPVSSYLHSATMVKAGLFLFVRLWPVLSGTESWFWLAGFSGLTTLLLGAYFSMFQRDLKGLLAYSTISHLGLITSLLSFGSPLACVAAIFHMANHATFKASLFMAAGIIDYETGTRDMCKLTGLFRYMPITGTLALVASAAMAGVPLLNGFLSKEMFFAAAVTTNMESWLDWIAPYVATLASLFSVTYSVRFIHGVFFGPKPVDLLKIPHEPPHFMRFPIEFLVFICLLVGVFPNLTIGPILDNAVVAVLGEEAPFYNLAVWHGFNAPLIMSFTALLGGVLLYILGRRYFLSCEERSSFQKVTKRRRIFGQILLVISWKWARAAEAFLSTRRLQVQLRWVLSVCFVFIGLVLWYDGLISAGSLPLFPLDFPFISFWFVGGICALLVAWKAKFHRLASLMLLGGTGLMTCATFVWLSAPDLAVTQLVVEIVTTVLLLLGLRWLPKRLNDPVRQPAHFLVYSRRVCDLIIAFVGGAGMAWLSFAVMTRPQGNTISDFFLTHAYSDAGGRNVVNVLLVDFRGFDTMGEIVVLGVVALAVFALLRRFRPAPDSIDAPSQQRIQKAFDAVQLDYETGSTSPDYLIIPSVIMRWLFPVIIAFAVYLLIRGHDASGGGFAGGVTLAIGFILQYLATNIRWVENRLRVLPLLWMGFGLLLSMATGMGAWFFGYPFLTSFFQYTDLPWVGKIPMASAFLFDLGVFSLVLGATVLILIAIAHQSIRVYRIGKKSVLKEKES; encoded by the coding sequence ATGACGGTACGGGAAGCAATGTTGATATTGCTGGTTTTGCTTCCCTTTGGTGGTAGTGCTATCATAGGTTTTTTTCGTTCGACCGCCAAAAATAATGAAGCGTGGTTCGCTGGAATAATTGTATTTTTCAGCTTTCTTTTTACGATCGTTCTTTATCCGATGGTTTGTGGAAACCGCGTAGTGCGCTTGGATATTCCTTGGCTTCCTGAGTGGGGAGTCAATTTTGTTTTACGTATGGACGGTTTGTCGTGGCTTTTTTGCCTTTTAATTACAGGAATTGGGCTACTTATCGTCGTTTACGCGCGCTATTATATGAATCCAGCAGATCCGGTTCCGCGTTTTTTTTCTTTATTTTTGGCATTTATGGGGTCGATGGAGGGAATAGTCCTATCAGGAAATCTCGTATTCTTAGTAATTTTTTGGGAATTAACCAGCATTTTTTCCTTTTTATTGATTGGTTATTGGTATTGTAATGCAAGCGCGCGCGATGGGGCACGTGCGGCTTTAACGATCACGGGCCTCGGTGGTTTTTCGCTCCTTATTGGTGTTTTACTCGTCGGCCGTATTGTTGGCAGCTTTGATTTAGATAAGGTGCTGGAATCTGGTGATCTAATTCGTTCAAGCTCCCTGTATATTCCGGTACTTGTTTGTATTTTATTAGCAGGATTAACTAAGAGTGCACAGTTTCCATTCCATTTCTGGCTGCCGAACGCCATGGCTGCCCCAACTCCTGTGTCGTCTTATTTGCATTCAGCGACGATGGTGAAAGCAGGATTATTTTTATTTGTTCGTTTATGGCCGGTTTTGTCGGGGACAGAAAGTTGGTTCTGGTTGGCTGGTTTTTCGGGGCTTACAACATTACTCCTTGGCGCTTATTTTTCAATGTTTCAACGAGATTTGAAAGGCCTTCTTGCTTACTCGACCATTAGCCATCTCGGCTTGATTACTTCGCTTTTAAGCTTTGGCAGCCCACTTGCATGTGTTGCAGCGATTTTTCATATGGCCAATCACGCTACTTTTAAAGCTTCTTTATTTATGGCAGCAGGCATTATTGACTATGAAACGGGTACACGTGATATGTGTAAGTTGACAGGTCTTTTTCGCTATATGCCTATCACGGGGACACTTGCTTTAGTCGCGAGTGCGGCAATGGCTGGAGTTCCTTTGCTGAATGGTTTTTTGTCGAAAGAGATGTTTTTTGCTGCAGCGGTTACGACCAACATGGAATCGTGGTTGGATTGGATTGCGCCTTACGTGGCGACGCTGGCTAGCCTATTCAGTGTAACCTATTCTGTGCGGTTTATTCATGGCGTTTTTTTTGGACCAAAACCCGTCGATTTACTTAAAATACCGCATGAACCACCGCATTTTATGCGTTTTCCGATAGAATTTTTAGTTTTTATTTGTTTACTGGTCGGTGTCTTCCCTAATTTAACGATAGGACCTATTTTAGATAACGCGGTAGTGGCTGTTTTGGGAGAAGAGGCGCCTTTTTATAATTTAGCTGTTTGGCACGGTTTCAACGCCCCATTGATTATGAGTTTTACAGCTTTATTAGGGGGTGTATTGCTTTATATTTTGGGGCGCCGTTATTTCCTATCCTGTGAGGAAAGATCATCTTTTCAGAAGGTGACAAAAAGACGGCGCATTTTTGGACAAATTCTCCTTGTTATTTCTTGGAAGTGGGCGCGTGCGGCGGAAGCTTTTTTATCAACGCGTCGTCTACAAGTTCAATTGCGTTGGGTACTTTCGGTATGCTTTGTATTTATTGGTCTCGTACTTTGGTATGATGGTTTGATTTCAGCCGGTTCGTTACCGCTTTTTCCTCTAGATTTTCCTTTTATTTCTTTTTGGTTTGTCGGCGGAATATGCGCACTTTTAGTTGCTTGGAAGGCAAAATTTCACCGTCTTGCATCATTAATGTTATTGGGAGGAACCGGCTTGATGACTTGTGCCACCTTTGTGTGGCTTTCTGCGCCTGATTTGGCGGTGACACAACTGGTTGTTGAAATTGTGACAACGGTTCTTTTACTTCTCGGTTTGCGATGGTTACCTAAACGTTTGAATGATCCTGTTCGGCAGCCTGCGCATTTTTTAGTATATTCGCGTCGCGTTTGTGATCTAATCATTGCGTTTGTGGGGGGCGCGGGCATGGCGTGGTTATCATTTGCGGTAATGACGCGCCCACAGGGAAACACAATTTCTGATTTTTTTCTCACTCACGCTTATTCTGATGCTGGTGGTCGTAATGTTGTGAATGTATTGCTAGTCGATTTTCGCGGGTTTGACACAATGGGGGAAATTGTGGTTTTGGGCGTAGTTGCGCTCGCCGTTTTTGCACTTTTGCGACGTTTCCGCCCTGCCCCTGACAGTATTGACGCTCCTTCTCAACAACGTATCCAAAAAGCCTTCGATGCGGTACAGCTTGATTATGAAACAGGGAGCACTTCGCCGGATTATTTGATCATTCCCTCTGTTATTATGCGTTGGCTCTTCCCGGTCATTATTGCTTTTGCAGTTTATTTATTGATACGCGGGCACGATGCTTCAGGGGGTGGATTTGCTGGTGGAGTTACTTTGGCAATAGGGTTTATTTTACAATATCTTGCGACTAATATTCGTTGGGTGGAAAATCGTTTACGGGTTTTGCCTTTGCTTTGGATGGGTTTCGGTTTATTATTATCAATGGCGACCGGGATGGGAGCTTGGTTTTTTGGGTATCCTTTCTTAACGTCGTTTTTTCAATATACCGACCTTCCTTGGGTTGGGAAAATTCCCATGGCGTCTGCTTTCTTGTTTGATTTAGGTGTATTTTCTCTAGTTTTAGGGGCTACAGTCCTTATTTTAATTGCGATTGCACACCAATCAATCCGCGTTTATCGCATCGGTAAGAAATCTGTTTTGAAAGAGAAGGAAAGTTAA
- a CDS encoding BA14K family protein yields the protein MRMIRNLCYSLVIMTFGVFFIITTNIAGSIQKSSVEVEMIPQTLVQESLVPLVFTGRKELNGFKGYYNYRRGYRRYSDGWWYPETAFTEVARLDIKRPSLEATLALKKPDATPSLGKREPWMLKEHINSCIARYRSYNQNDNSYQPFHGPRRQCFSRVFPG from the coding sequence ATGCGTATGATTAGAAATTTATGTTATTCTCTTGTTATTATGACTTTCGGAGTGTTTTTCATTATAACGACTAATATCGCTGGTTCGATACAAAAAAGCAGTGTTGAAGTTGAGATGATTCCTCAAACTCTTGTCCAGGAGAGTCTGGTTCCTTTAGTTTTTACAGGGCGCAAAGAGCTTAATGGTTTCAAAGGTTACTATAATTATCGGCGAGGTTATCGCAGATATAGCGATGGTTGGTGGTACCCCGAAACAGCATTTACAGAGGTTGCGCGTTTAGATATAAAACGTCCATCATTAGAAGCGACGCTAGCTTTGAAAAAGCCAGACGCCACCCCTTCTTTAGGGAAAAGAGAGCCATGGATGCTGAAAGAACATATTAATTCTTGTATAGCTCGTTATCGTTCCTATAACCAAAATGATAATAGTTATCAGCCTTTTCATGGGCCTCGGAGGCAGTGCTTTTCCCGCGTTTTTCCGGGGTAA
- a CDS encoding carboxynorspermidine decarboxylase, producing the protein MIETPYYLIEKSKIMKNMEIIARLREISGAKILLALKCFATWSLFNFMSKYMDGTTSSSLYELRLGKEKFGKETHAYSVAWADNEIDEACHYADKIIFNSIQQLRRFAGTTKTIQRGLRLNPGISASNFDLANPSRPFSRLGETNQSAIKEILPLINGLMIHNNCENADFSLFNQMLNQIEEKFKDLFAAVDWISLGGGIHFTAENYPLEAFAERLKRFSQTHGVTVFLEPGEAAITKSSTLEVSVLDTLYNKKKLAIVDSSVEAHMLDLLIYRENAQLEPNQGSNEIMVCGKSCLAGDIFGTFRFPEPLKIGDRLSFQDAAGYTMVKKNWFNGIAMPAIVVKECDGTLTIQRKFSYNDYQNSLS; encoded by the coding sequence ATGATTGAGACTCCTTATTACCTCATAGAGAAATCTAAGATTATGAAAAATATGGAAATCATTGCTCGTTTACGAGAAATATCGGGCGCGAAAATTTTACTAGCCTTGAAATGCTTTGCCACGTGGAGCCTGTTTAATTTTATGTCCAAATATATGGATGGAACTACATCATCATCCCTCTATGAATTACGTTTAGGAAAAGAAAAGTTCGGCAAAGAAACCCATGCCTATTCAGTTGCTTGGGCAGATAATGAAATCGATGAAGCATGTCATTACGCGGATAAAATCATTTTTAATTCAATCCAACAACTTCGACGTTTTGCAGGCACTACAAAGACTATTCAGCGAGGTTTAAGACTAAACCCAGGCATTAGTGCATCCAATTTTGATCTTGCAAATCCTTCGCGCCCCTTTAGCCGTTTAGGCGAAACAAATCAAAGTGCTATTAAAGAAATCTTGCCTCTTATCAATGGCTTAATGATTCATAATAACTGCGAAAATGCTGATTTTAGTCTTTTTAACCAAATGCTTAACCAAATTGAAGAAAAATTTAAAGATCTCTTCGCCGCAGTTGACTGGATTAGTCTTGGCGGTGGCATTCACTTTACTGCTGAAAATTATCCTCTAGAAGCCTTTGCTGAACGTTTAAAACGTTTTTCTCAAACCCACGGTGTAACCGTTTTTTTAGAGCCAGGAGAAGCTGCTATCACCAAAAGTTCTACATTAGAGGTCAGTGTCCTTGATACATTGTATAACAAAAAAAAACTTGCTATCGTTGACAGCTCAGTCGAAGCGCATATGCTTGATCTTTTGATTTATCGCGAAAACGCTCAATTAGAGCCAAATCAAGGATCAAACGAAATTATGGTTTGCGGCAAATCTTGCCTTGCTGGTGATATTTTTGGGACATTTCGGTTTCCCGAACCGCTGAAAATAGGTGATAGACTGTCTTTTCAAGACGCTGCGGGCTATACAATGGTTAAGAAAAACTGGTTTAATGGCATCGCGATGCCCGCTATCGTCGTGAAAGAATGCGATGGAACGCTGACAATCCAGCGCAAATTTAGCTATAATGATTATCAAAATAGCCTTTCATGA
- a CDS encoding saccharopine dehydrogenase family protein, whose product MKKNVLIIGAGGVAQVVAHKCAQNNHILGEIHIASRTLKKCEAIIASIKDKKTMKEEGILKGHALDAMNVEETVKLIQKNKCKIVINVGSPFLNMSVLSACIETKCAYIDTAIHEDPLKICETPPWYNNYEWPRRQECEKAGVTAILGAGFDPGVVNAYAALARDNYFDTITDIDIIDINAGNHGHWFATNFDPETNFREFTGKTWSWQNKKWVSNQMFEIGHEWDLPVVGKQKAYMTGHDEIHSLSKNLDVQNVRFWMGFSEHYINVFTVLKNLGLLSEQPVKTAEGQEVIPLKVVKAVLPDPASLAQNYTGKTCIGDLIKGKKDGNPREIFFYNIADHKQAFNEIGTQGISYTAGVPAAAAAVLIATGEWDVKTMVNVEELPPRPFLKSLDHMGLSTYMREQQKDEKLQF is encoded by the coding sequence ATGAAGAAGAACGTTCTCATTATTGGTGCTGGAGGTGTCGCACAGGTTGTTGCACATAAATGTGCCCAAAATAACCATATCCTTGGTGAAATTCATATCGCTTCACGAACACTTAAAAAATGTGAAGCAATTATTGCTTCTATTAAAGACAAAAAAACAATGAAAGAAGAAGGTATTCTTAAAGGTCATGCACTTGATGCAATGAATGTAGAAGAAACCGTAAAACTTATTCAAAAAAATAAATGTAAAATCGTTATTAATGTCGGATCTCCCTTTCTTAATATGTCCGTTCTTTCAGCTTGTATCGAAACCAAATGTGCCTATATCGATACCGCAATCCACGAAGACCCTTTAAAGATTTGTGAAACACCTCCTTGGTACAACAACTACGAATGGCCTCGGCGCCAAGAATGCGAAAAAGCGGGTGTAACCGCTATTTTGGGAGCTGGCTTTGATCCTGGTGTTGTTAATGCTTACGCAGCGTTAGCGCGTGATAACTATTTTGACACAATTACCGATATTGATATTATCGATATTAACGCGGGGAATCACGGGCATTGGTTTGCCACCAATTTTGATCCAGAAACTAACTTTAGAGAATTTACAGGAAAAACATGGTCGTGGCAAAATAAGAAATGGGTTTCTAATCAAATGTTTGAAATCGGCCATGAATGGGATTTACCGGTTGTTGGAAAACAAAAAGCCTATATGACGGGGCATGATGAAATTCATTCATTATCTAAAAATCTTGATGTTCAAAACGTCCGTTTTTGGATGGGATTTAGCGAACATTATATAAATGTCTTTACCGTTTTAAAAAATCTTGGGCTCTTATCTGAACAACCTGTTAAAACAGCAGAAGGCCAAGAAGTTATCCCTTTAAAAGTTGTGAAAGCCGTTTTGCCCGATCCAGCTTCTCTCGCACAAAATTACACAGGAAAAACCTGCATTGGAGACTTAATTAAAGGCAAAAAAGATGGAAATCCGAGAGAAATTTTTTTCTATAATATAGCCGACCATAAGCAAGCTTTTAACGAAATTGGAACGCAGGGAATTTCTTACACAGCCGGTGTGCCAGCTGCCGCTGCTGCTGTTCTCATTGCTACCGGTGAGTGGGACGTCAAGACCATGGTCAATGTAGAAGAATTACCCCCGCGCCCCTTCTTAAAATCTCTCGATCATATGGGCCTTTCAACCTATATGAGAGAACAACAAAAGGATGAAAAGCTGCAATTTTAG